In one Macaca fascicularis isolate 582-1 chromosome 6, T2T-MFA8v1.1 genomic region, the following are encoded:
- the YIPF5 gene encoding protein YIPF5, giving the protein MSGFENLNTDFYQTSYSIDDQSQQSYDYGGSGGPYSKQYAGYDYSQQGRFVPPDMMQPQQPYTGQIYQPTQAYTPASPQPFYGNSFEDEPPLLEELGINFDHIWQKTLTVLHPLKVADGSIMNETDLAGPMVFCLAFGATLLLAGKIQFGYVYGISAIGCLGMFCLLNLMSMTGVSFGCVASVLGYCLLPMILLSSFAVIFSLQGMVGIILTAGIIGWCSFSASKIFISALAMEGQQLLVAYPCALLYGVFALISVF; this is encoded by the exons ATGTCAGGCTTTGAAAACTTAAACACGGATTTCTACCAGACAAGTTACAGCATCGATGATCAGTCACAGCAGTCCTATGATTATGGAGGAAGTGGAGGACCCTATAGCAA aCAGTATGCTGGCTATGACTATTCGCAGCAAGGCCGATTTGTCCCTCCAGACATGATGCAGCCACAACAGCCATACACTGGGCAGATTTACCAGCCAACTCAGGCATATACTCCAGCTTCACCTCAGCCCTTCTATGGAAACAGCTTTGAGGATGAGCCACCTTTATTAGAAG aGTTAGGTATCAATTTTGACCACATCTGGCAAAAAACACTAACAGTATTACATCCATTAAAAGTAGCAGATGGCAGCATCATGAATGAAACTGATTTGGCAGGACCAATGGTTTTTTGCCTTGCTTTTGGAGCCACATTGCTACTG GCTGGCAAAATCCAGTTTGGCTATGTATACGGGATCAGTGCAATCGGATGTCTAGGAATGTTTTGTTTATTAAACTTAATGAGTATGACAGGTGTTTCATTTGGTTGTGTGGCAAGTGTCCTTGGATATTGTCTTCTGCCTATGATCCTGCTTTCCAGCTTTGCAGTGATATTTTCTTTGCA AGGAATGGTAGGAATCATTCTCACTGCTGGGATTATTGGATGGTGTAGTTTTTCtgcttccaaaatatttatttctgcattaGCCATGGAAGGACAGCAACTTTTAGTAGCATATCCTTGCGCTTTGTTATATGGAGTCTTTGCCCTGATTTCTGTCTTTTGA